The sequence tcttcaaattttcttaaatcttcaataaacacctgcacaccataacttgaatctcttgtgatcaatcacgcgcagaacggagtatgttaacaatataTTAACacgagacgtctttagatctacaaacagttctaaagatcccgtcgatacttcgatctagtttgagtgaatcttatatcagaagagaagattctcaagaataaacaaactaggtacaatcaaagttcaacaaccgttaatcaatcaaatcaaatcaaaagctaataatactgcaattatctagtttcccaccaacggtactcgtagagcttcttgatcccaaagaagtctttaaacgagcggtcgtaagatatttcgcctaattagggtaccttcctctctgaatagacgactccaccagtaacaacacaataaGGTAGTTTagctggatcttaggatagtttgctcgcaatgcaaacttgggtatttatagaccaaggaagtttggacaccaaggaatttccaaaaccaaaaatattctcaagatatacaatatatttccaaattcggttttcataattcctagaaatgctctgtccaatattaaccgaaatcctactagaaaatctccaattagtaaatgcacattatcaatttttattttccagagatatgcattttaattgttggtaattaaaagcatataaaattaacaactttattaaaaagattctcaatttatttcggtccgggatctccttgagttattaaggaatatatttgaacaataaaagataagagttactgaacatgttcaaagtatgtcgacatcttatttctttgtaaatcctctttcatatttacaatcttggaacctattataccacacttccaaacaagtatagaactggttcatctgatttccaagaactatgtgattgatcaaatcaacacactaatcatgggtttacggttctaccaaacacaaggatcagttctaccttaatatggttactgggaccggttacatcagttaccaaattgGTTACATAAATTACCAgtaccggttaccatattctcatggtattacttgtgatcggtcacaccagttaccaggatcgattacaccaattaccaggaccggttacactaattacaagGATCTACTACacatcttttgtgatcggtcacaccaattacaaatatcgatcataccatcttaggcgattacttaggatcggttacactaataaaagtcatatcaatacataagtcaggtactgtgaatagttttaccaagatacataataaattatgatcggttgtactaatcacacatattggtaatccaaagatatgcaatgaataacaataccaataagcctagcgatttccctttcgattcacaaaacaagttcatgaatatacttcctttaaacgaatttaaacattgtttcctaggacgaaatcttcacccatacgcatacacataatcacaatagcattcatacgattatgtcgatgtcttatatacgaagttcaaaagataagcgttatacttcatattgtaattcTTTAACAcgatgtctactagagtataatcattcacagcttcgtagttatgttttcaatagagcacgacttaaaagatacgttgggaatgaaacagttcaagtcaaaatattactaacctcaagaggaaggatgatgtcgtcgatgtagcttgttacttcttcacattcttcaagtcttcgagtatgtatgtctcattatcctgaTCTTTCTTtcctaacctatatgaagttgtctctagtacataatcaagcgactctttaattgagtttggattcactaaaatatgacgaccaaacttgacataccaacgcttggtgggttcaaccgaggtatgctctaacagtttatcTGAAACATTCTCCCTAAATATGAGACAGTGATTTGTTCAGAGACGAGAGACACCTTTTAGAAAAATCAGTAACCATCTCGGACCAACCGGAGATGCTATTGGGAGCAATATTGTTACACCACATGTAGACTCTCCCAGTAAGAGATTTGGAGAAATACTTAAGATGTAACACCTGGTTGTAATCATATTCCCTTAATAATTCCTAGagtcgagagacatgttctccaGCATTTTCATTTTTATCATACAGTGAGAAGGCATGAAATAAATACCATTTTGGCAGAGGGACCCTCTTAACTTCTTATGGGTACGGAGCCTGGTGTTGGTGAAATGAAGACAAGTCTTCTCCTCCACGATTTTGTATGAGTCTTTCCAAATCTTCATGGGTAACGAAGTTTGATTGTTGACTCTTTTCTAGCGTGAAGATGCGGACTTCATCATTTTCCTGTGAGTTATCTTTTGACGTGCTAGCACCAGCAGTAGACTTGGAGGAATTCCTAGCTGACTTCACCTGGAGTTGGCGTTGTTCTAGTGacatatgtgaaaaagcgggggtctaacaacaccacccaatatttcgcttagcaatctgtatggactaactccgaaacactttctagagaatcaactagacagtcagactcaatctaggtaaaagtatctcaaggagttaatatctctctcttgttttgatttactcaagataatagaaatcagtgagtcctaatcaaacacaaggaataacttggacggtaccaaataccaatgtccaaggatcaatcaatgacaatcaaacaaccaaaggttggattataccaattgatgatctacacgcacaacctgtattatttcagttctaaagataaacaatataacgtggaaactgaaataacacagacaccagaaattttgttaacgaggaaaccgcaaatgcagaaaaaccccgggacctagtccagattgaatacaactgtattaagccgttacagacactagcctactccaaactaacttcggactggactatagttgaaccccaatcagtctttcACTgaaccaaggtacagttgtactccctatgcctctgatcccaacaggatactacgcacttgattcccttagctgatctcacccacaactaagagttgctacgaccaaaaatcgcaggcttaaacaataaacaaatctgtctcacacagacaagtatatcaaaggatcaatctgtctcccacagaaaaaccctaaagtttgtgttccgtcttttgataataatcaaggtgaacatgaaccaattgaaaatccggtcttatattcccgaagaacagcctagattaatcaatcacctcacaacaatcttaatcgtatggtagcgaaacaagatgtcgtggaatcacaaacagtgagacgaaggtgtttgtgattacttttatatctttcctatcggagaaatcaaacaatctctagccaatcaatatgattgtactattacgatagaagatgcaagatcagatcacacaactacgataaaagtagtatcgttctggcttcacaatcccaatgaagtcttcaagtcgttaacctggttttagaagaagaaaaccaaaggttaaaggagaaccgactctagcacgcaaactagtagcacacgtaaggtatggggattagttttgcagagttgttagatgtctccttatatagtctttcaaatcagggttttgccttagttacaaagcaatcaatatccaccgttagatgaaaacctgatttagattcaagctaatatttctcaaccgttagatcgaaaacttagcttgtcatacacaaatgactgtacgcttctaagtttgttaaccgcacccaaacgtgtacattgttggttcaacaatagtctaaccaaaaaggttaaccataagagaatttcataccaaccatgttcttcttcaccataactagttcaaatgactcaaatgaactagttaagagagttgttaaattacaaggaaatcatatgtaactacacaagacacaattgaagcaaagatgatttgattcacaagaatcggttcatgaactttaatagccacggtttgcaaaagcattccttagttttttaagattaaattcagagatcatctttagatatataaccttttcaagttcgcagactaggttcacggaattaagacaccggacagagtttacaaaatccagcagaaattctcgggtttgagaacttcgtcggttcgcggactgggttcacggacttggctcacgcaagtagtttgtcaactccagcagaaattctcgggtttgagaacttcggtagttcgcggaccgagtagtgctctaacaatatgctcGCTTGTATCTTCGAATATGCGAGGATCTCCTTTCTAAGTGGTGGCCATGCTTGCTTGTGTTTTAGCAAGAATTTCATGCCTTTTCATTATATCTGAGAGATTTGGTGGTGCTTTGTCATCCATGGCATATTTAGTGGCACAGCCTGAAAGATGAGCGTAAGTGTAGGAACAGTTTCAGGCGTACTACCACTGGTGTAAATAGAATTAAGATTGGTTGATGGACCTGAATTCGTGTTAGTTAATGAACcaaacctaagatccaccatttttcaGAAAGTTGAAGAATTTAATTGTAACTGAGAGGTTGATCTACAGTTGTGGTCTCCAATTATTTGTACCTAAATTAGGTTCTAGGGTAAACAATGTACTGTTGAAGTACTTTCTTTTGGTTCGAATATAAAAATCGCACAGGACAAGACTAAACCAATATAATGGTTGTTCACGTCCCACTTTACTTACATAAATAGAAGATAAGTTCATCTTAAGGGAGGGAAGCATAAAATGTTGAGAAAATCAGTGGTGATGAATTTTGTGTGTAAGGTTATCGAACTATAGAAACTCAGAATTTCAGAATGATAACCTTGTTCTGTTCTGAACAGAAAAAAGAGTCTATTTATAATTGTAAAAGACATATATTTTTTCCTCATAAGTAGTGGAGGTAGCTGGTGACGGCATGAAGACATGGATATCGTGGAGGTAACGATTAGGCCATGCCTGCTATTCTAGGAATGATTCTGGAAACATGTAGGACATTACTCCATTATCTCTTCAActtctctaaaccatcatcactacTCTTTACTTTCTCATCATGGGGTATTACCGCCGCATGTTGCTATAAACCatcagaccaataccccatgaaGAATCCACTCGTTTAACATGTTTCTATTTCTCGTAGGAATTAGTTGAGTTATGGACTACCTCTTATCTTGGCTAAGCTATAGGCATGATGTGCTTTGACTGGGTGTTAAGCTCTCAATAGGCTAACCAGATCTTACCATAGTGATATTTAAGACTCAAACTCAAAGCACATGTGAGTAACAAAGAGTTTGTTGTATGATAACACTACTAATATTGGGAGGAATTGCAACCATCACTAGTGGCAGTCATGCTGAGGAAagtattgctctatactagtggctAATCCACCTAAGAGCTTCCCAATAAGTGTAAATTCAATACAGGGGATGAATATAGTATAAATAATGAAATACTCCATAAATACATATAGAATACTGAGATCCCAGCTGGGCGAAGTCCTAGCACATATATATACTCTCTGATATATGTTTAGAGGCGGATTTACAAGTTTTTCCCTTATCAAAAAACCAGTATCAACAGGTGGATACAACAACCTTTATACCCGAAAAGTAGATATCAACTAATTAAATAATAATGAGGAAGATGGGAAAACTTACATCTATAGTTTTAACAAACCCTTGTATCACCACTTGAAAAGATATAGTATTGATGGATAAATCCTCACCAACACTGCCACATAAACCGATGACAAGatgtctcttcttcttcatcaagctCACATCCAATTTCTTTCTTCCTTATCAATACTCTTTTTGATGTCGCTCAAACCTCTCTAACTCTTTCTGGTTTCACGACCAGGTAGATGGGGGAAAACCTCATTATTGTTCTTAACATAACATAAATATGTTAGATGTTTCCCTTTAACAATTAAGGACACTCACTGTTCGGACATAAGGAGTAATAGGCCCAACACTCTCCCCTCACGATTTATGACTAGGTACTTATTATCACTACCAAACACAAAAGTGAATATGCTTGTGTTTGGTAGTGACTTGCACATCATATTAGAAACAAATTTATAAAGTGTTTGAAGCAAACTAAGAGAGTAGATGATAGAAAAAACTAATGAAAATCCTACTGATTTagagaattttgacatgaaaacgCGGAAGGATTTCTTTTATGAGAGAACCATCAACAATCATACATCAAAAATATAGCCGCTATTGAGTTTAAATTACGAATCCGAAGGCTAGAAAAAGGAGAAATCTATAGCTAAATATTGAACTAGACAATTGTAATCCGACTGTAGATGGATAGTCATTATCCGGTGTGGTATTTATGTAGCTTGTGGTCAATTAACAAACCTTTAATCCATTTTATAAATTTAAGAAACATTCAAACGTCATATATTCTTTGACTAAATGATATCATTCTAAAAAGTCGAAATAATCCTCCGAAATCTTCCATTTTAACCTAATGCTAGTTCGATAAAAACATATTAAAAAATGAGCAGGAAAGTATATTCTTTTTTATCGGTATGAACTTTCGAACTCGTTTGTAATTCTTTTTTCTTATCTATATTAGCTTTAAATTGGAATTGATAATTTTCAAGGGATTATCTTTAATTTTCATAATGATAATGATATCATTTGCATTATTTGGTTTAGTACTCAAAGAGATATGATTGTTTGAATAATGTGTTTCAAATCTAAAAAATAGACTAAAAGTTTGTTAATTACCACGAAAGACACGAATATACCTCTAAGCATATACTTATTGTACACGTAGGGGCATACCTCTAAGCATATACTGATTTGATTTTACACGTATGGGTATATGTCAACATTAGACGTTAGCGTGTGTTTGTTATGTGAAATTCATCTTTCTCGAAGTTTAAAAACCCTAAACcactttatttaatttattttcgAAAAATTCTTGGAACGTCCTAATATTTTGTCGAAATTAATTTTAAGCTTACAAAACCTTATTTATTGGTAATAAACATTATAATTAATTCTTTCTTATTTTATCAGAAGAGAAGTTGTATTAATATAAAGAATATACAACAGCTCTACCAGGGGTAGATGAGAGAAAAGGGGAAAAGTACAAAAAAAAGTTACAGGAAGACTGTGTTCCAATTACAAAGAATTGTATTCGAAAAATTTAGATGTACTCGATGACCAGCTGCAGATGCCCCAGCCAGGACAGGAAACTTGGCTTCAAATATTAGATCATCATCAGTTTTTTAGAGATACTGCTCATCAAATGTTCTAAAATTCCTTTCGCTCCAAATGGTGTTGACAACTGCCGCAGGAAGTAAGCCCGAAATTAATTTTCTAGATTGTGAGAAGTCATTGCCATGCCAAATCCCTTCCAGTAATCTTAGGGAACCATGAAGTACCCATACCCAACCTGTACTAGGTAGAAGACGACACCAAATCTTATATGCAATTTTACATTGTAAGAAAATATGGTATTGCGACTCAGTACCCGTTCCACACATAACACATGAATTATATAGGTTCATACCCTTGTGTTGAAGTATATCTATCGTATTAACCTGCCATGAATAAAGCACCATAGTAATATGTTTAGGTTAGGTGGTACTGCGGGTCTCCAAATGAAACGATATGGAAAATGTTCCACTCCAAAATCAGCGACTAACCTTGCATAGAGTGAATTGACAGTGAACACACCCTTAGAGTCAAGTTTCCATCGACGAGTATCTGTGAGGACATCTCGAGATGGTGGGTTATCGCTAGTGATAGTGAGTAGAGCATTAAATTATTCCGCCTCTGAGTTTGTGAGCATTCTCTTGAAATCATACCTCCAACTCCCTTCCAAAGATATCATATTTTCAATTGTTGCGTTTCTATCTCTGGATAACTTGTACAGGTTAGGAGAAGTAGTCGAAAGAGGTAACTGGCAACACCAAATGTCATTCCAGAAAGCGATTATGCTGCCCGAATGCAAATAAAGAGTCGAGGTTACACTGATTAGACCTGCAGATTATGCAATAACACACCAACAAGAGACTCCATATGTTTGAGTTACTTTTTCAGGCATCCAATACGAGAAATCAGTACCATATTTGTCTTCAATTATCTTGTACCAGAGATTTTTATTTTCGACACCATAAATCCAACATCATTTATCTAGTAATGCTAAGTTCATAAGTTTAGGATTGCACACACATAGATCACCTCTTTCTTTGGTCACACGAACCATATCCCAATTTATCAAGTGCACCTTCTTTGTACTCCCACAAAAAGTTGTGCATCTTCTTTTCAAACAACTTGAGAACTGAGATTGGAGATttgaataaagaaaaataataagtgGGAAGTGAGGATAAGATGCATTTTAATAGAGCAAGTTTACCTCCTTTTCACAAAGATATATGTTTCCTAACTAATAACCTAACATCAAACTTTTCAATGATTGTGTCTTAAGTTCCTTAGAGGCAGGTTTAGCGCCAAACGACATCCTCAAGTACATAAAAGGTAAGAAATCAGTTGAAAAACCAAATTCCTCAGCCAAAATGTTTAAGTCGGCGACATCCCCAACAGCAATGAGTCTCGTTTTCGATGTGTTAACCTTCAGACCTGCTATGAACTCAAAACACTGTAGTGTTGAAAACAAGTTATGTAACTCCTCCTTTTTATTATCTACAAAGATAATCGTATCATCTGCATAATGAAGGTGATTGACTACGATACTCGTAGATGAAACATAAAACCCAATGAATAGACCTTGATTAGATGCTCTATCCATGAATATTGAAAAACCCTCCATAGAAATGTTGAACAAAAGAGGAGAAATTAGGCAAACCTGTCACCTCTTGTACGAGTGAAGTAGCCAAATGAAGTTCCATTGATAAGAACCAAGAAGGAAGATGTTGAGTAACAAAACCTCAACCAGTTACACCATTTTCTATCGAAACCCATTTGAGAAAGTACAAATTCAAGATACCGGCCTCCAATTGATTTTGTCAAACTCCTTTTCAAGATCAATTTTGCACTCTAAACCAGGATTTCCAGACCTCAGTCTAGAATCTAGCTACCAACTCGTTAGCAATCAAGGTACCATCAATAATTTGTCTTCCTTTAATATAAGAACATTTCACTGGAGAAATAAGTTTATCCAGAACAAGTTTAACCTTGTTGCAAGGACTTTTGCAATGATCTTATATACACTAGTGAGAAGACAAATAGGTATACAATCCTTGACTGTCTCGATATGGTCCTTCTTTTGTTTGAGAGTAATGAAAGTAGGATTATGTTTAGAGTAAATAGTAACTGAAACGCAAAATTCAGACACCGTACCCATAATATCTCCCTTGATGAAATGCCAACACTTCTGAAAGAAAAGAATAGGGAAACCGTCCGGACCTGGTGCTTTGTCATTACCCAAATCTCTGATGGCATGTAAAACCTCTTCTTCAGTGAAAGAAGCTTCTAAGATAGCCACCTCGGTAGATGTGATGGTATCAAATTCAATTTCATCTAAATTAGGTATGATAATCTTTTCTTTCGTAAAAAGAGTTTTGTAATATCCTACCATGTGGTTTGGCAAATGTTTCCTGTCAGACACTAATTTATCTCCAATATAGAGTTACCTGATTATGCTGTATCTTCTTCTAGTCGAGGCATTACTGATGAAGAAAGACGTATTCCTATCACCTTTCTGCAACCATTTGGTATTTGATTTAATTTTCCAACAAGTTTCCTccatttttgaaatattttcgaCTTCAGATTTGTTTTGGAAATGCACATTCCGTTCTTCTTCAGTAAGGATGTTATCTTCAGCTAGGCCATGAAGAGTTTGTATCTCATAGAGGATTGCATTCAACTTTGTGTTGGTGTGACCAAATACTTCTTTGTTCCATACTTTTAGCTCTTTAAGTGCTTTTAAATTCATTCAAAGCACAGTGTTATGGGTACcttcaaaacaaaaagaaatccaCCAATCCTCTAGTAATTGTAACAATCCATTCTCCAAGAACCACATAACTTCAAACCTGAAATGATTAGGTCCCCAAGAGGGATCAAAAATATCTAAGAGGAGAGGAATGTGATCATAGGTAGGTATGGCTTTGGCTAATTGGGTAACAAAAGGGTAGTGTTATTCAAAACATGGGGAGATAAGAAACTTGTCTAGTCTGCACATAACAGGGTTTGCTTGACCATTTGACCATGTGTATCTTGCACCCTTTAGAGGTAATTCAATGAGGTCATGCTCAACAATGAATTTGTTGAATTTTTTCATGCTTCTGGTGAGCTTCTTACAATTATTTTTTTCATCACACTTTGTAATTGTGTAAAAATCGTCACCAATACACCAAGAAAGGTTAACCCAATATCTACAAATATCATCCAGTTCTATCCAAAAATTTGTCCTCCCGACAGATTTATTTTTCCCATCAACATTAGTAAGAACCTACTTGAAGTTGTCAGGATTGAGAACGTGTACTCACTGACTAGTGAGTCACCGACTTCCACAAAGTCTCTATCCCAAAGAACTAACATACTACCTGAGCTCCCTACCGAATGTTGGAAAGTCCAACCCACGTTCTTGTAACCACAAATTTGTTTAACATCCCAAGCTGAACATCGCATCATTTTGGTTTCTTGAAGTATTATAATCGGAGCTCTAATCATCTGTAGCATTTTATGTACCACCATTCTTCTGCTACTAGAGTTTAGACCTCCGGCATTCCAAGTTAGGATCCAAGTTAGACCTCTAAACATGATAATTACTCATACGTTTATAGTAAAAGAATTATTTTCTCTCAATTATAAATAGTGTTTTACGTGATGAATTAGGATTTTTTTTCCGAGGTTCATGTGGCCAAACTACATCGACGAAGTCACCCATGATGAGCTAAAAAATTTATATGGTGTAGGAAACCGAAAACTTAAACAACGCATGAAACACTGGTATAGTACACTATTTGGAGTGCATTTTTATGCATCCCCCTAAAAACAAAGGTGAACAAGTATAAACAATTTCATAGGATAGTCGACATTAGAAATcgttattttgttgttgttttttctcgTTTTCAATGTAAATATAAATCaagggttttgttatcttgtgcattcaTGCACAAGAAAAGAGCTAGTCATTGGTATCGGGAAGTGTAAAACACAATAGAATATATGAGAGAGAATGATTCTCATGGATTTTTGAATTTCTCTCTCCACAAATACATTCTCCAAAGCAAATAATCATTCCATCGCATATATTTTATTGTGTTTTACACTTCTCATGTCAGTGATCGATCGGCTCTTATCTCGTGCGAATACATAAGATAACAAAACCCATCAATCAAAGCATAATAACTTTCTTAAATGAATTATAAACAATAATTGCGCACTCTAATTCGTGGTTGCACAAATATGGACTCGTCTGTATCTTCCATCTCCAGCTAACCGGACAATGTCGACAATTGATTCCCATATTACAAGGGCCGAGATATCAATAAACTTAAGTACAATTTATACATAGAGTGAGCACAAGTTCCAGACCATTTTGTTGCATTAATTTCTTGAACATGGGTTTGAATTTTCAACGTACTATGTACCGTGGAATTTTCAATTCGTTTTTGTATACTCTGATAATAATTAGTATTaaataatacaaaaaataaaggaaaacagtaCCAAAGATCGTAAAAAAATGAAAGAACCAAGAGTTGAAACGAGAAAAGTTTTGTTCTAAATCCTAACAATCTGTAGGAAGAGGATACCGGCAATACCTTGAGTTCTTCATGCACAAAAAGAACCTTTCATAAGCGGATGCCATCTTTGAAGCTGTGAACATTGATGATGCATATGCTTTACATGCCATGCCCTTCCTGTGCATCTCAGATGGCCCATCTATTATCGCTCTCTCCAAGGCTTCAACAAATGATCCCACATTAGGAGAAAATGTATACCCAATTCCATCGTTAATAATAACAGTACCGGTGATACTGGGGTAATTCGGTGTCAAAAGTGGCGTCCCACAATGCATAGCTTCCATAAGGGTTAAATCAAGCCCCTGCGGCCTTAATGTAGGATTAACAAAAATGTCGATTGCGTTATAAAACTCGGCCAACTCTGAGGCATCCAGTGCACCTAGAACCTTAACACTTGATCCTAACTCCATGTACCGTTTTTGCCAGGTCCCAGTACCGGCTACTAATAAAAATACACCGGGATGACGTTTGGCTATCTTTGAGAAGGCATCGAATAGAAGTGGATGTCCTTTGTCTCTGACCAAACGTCCAGCAACTCCCATCACCAAACTCGCATTCAGTGGGATACCGTGTTTGTTCCTGAAACGTTCTCCTGCTTCTGGTTCTTGTGTGAATACTGTGTTATCAACTCCATTTAAGATAACATGAACATTTCTGCGAGGAAGCTGGTAGATATTGGTTAAAACCTCGGCTGCGCTTTTGCTAATGCATATATGCTGAGTGTAACTTGGAAAAAACCTAATCTCCTCCACTAATTTTGGCATGACATCACGAAGTTCTGTACCAAATGTAGACCCCTGAGAGTCCAAAACCAATCCTTGGAATAGTTTTGAGTGCATGATTTCATACCAAATACCATGCCAAGTAACAGCTACTTTAGCTTTAGGAACCATTTTTGCTCGCCAATGCGGTAAAGAAACACTCTCGCCATGAACATAATCAAATGGCAGTGCATCATTTTCACTATTGAAGATCTGAAAGGCTAGTGAACAATTCACAGAACCATGGTCGTTAGCAGCAAAATGAACATGAAGATTGCCTTGGTGGATATCCGGGTGTGGTCGTCTATCCGAGGGTACCGTGAAAACGTGAATTTCGTGTCCTCTAGCTGCCAGATCTGTGTATAATTGCTTAGCATGTCGTTCCATTCCTCCTGGGTGAGTACCCACTGGCCATGTTTTAGAGAAAACTCCAAGTTTAAGCTTCTCCATAGCCGGTCCAAAACATAAATTGTTCCATGGGGACTGAATTTCGCGAAGATCACTATGAACATCTACTTCTACGCGAACATCTTCAGTTATTCTGAAATATGGATCACTTAGATTTCTTCGAGCTGGGGGAgtgataaaaagaaggaaagaagtaAGTACAAGAGCTAAAGTGAGCAAGGTTGTAGACCTAaaacttgaaaatgaagaagaagaggattttGAGTTTTGATGCTTAAAAGCCATGCTAGAGAAAGGGAGTCTAGTACATGAGCCAAGATTTTGATACTTATTTGATTGTATGTCAAGATTGAGAGACCGAATTGTTAATTGCCGTGCTGC comes from Papaver somniferum cultivar HN1 chromosome 7, ASM357369v1, whole genome shotgun sequence and encodes:
- the LOC113293109 gene encoding uncharacterized protein LOC113293109, with the protein product MAFKHQNSKSSSSSFSSFRSTTLLTLALVLTSFLLFITPPARRNLSDPYFRITEDVRVEVDVHSDLREIQSPWNNLCFGPAMEKLKLGVFSKTWPVGTHPGGMERHAKQLYTDLAARGHEIHVFTVPSDRRPHPDIHQGNLHVHFAANDHGSVNCSLAFQIFNSENDALPFDYVHGESVSLPHWRAKMVPKAKVAVTWHGIWYEIMHSKLFQGLVLDSQGSTFGTELRDVMPKLVEEIRFFPSYTQHICISKSAAEVLTNIYQLPRRNVHVILNGVDNTVFTQEPEAGERFRNKHGIPLNASLVMGVAGRLVRDKGHPLLFDAFSKIAKRHPGVFLLVAGTGTWQKRYMELGSSVKVLGALDASELAEFYNAIDIFVNPTLRPQGLDLTLMEAMHCGTPLLTPNYPSITGTVIINDGIGYTFSPNVGSFVEALERAIIDGPSEMHRKGMACKAYASSMFTASKMASAYERFFLCMKNSRYCRYPLPTDC